The Geoalkalibacter subterraneus genome contains the following window.
GCGGATCGAGCAGCTCTATCCCCTGCATCGCGAGAGGCTGGCCGAGGTCGTCTCCCTTTATGGAGAGCTGGAGCACGTGGCCTGGGTGCAGGAGGAGCCGCGCAACAACGGCGCCTGGTCCCATCTCGCACCGCAGTTGACCCGCGTGCTGGGACGGCATCCGCGCTACGTCGGCCGGGAAGAATCCGCCGCCCCCGCCGTTGGCAGCCACCGCCTGCACAAGCAGCAGCAGGAGGCGTTGCTGGAAGAGGCTTTCAACCTGCCCGAAGGCAAATAGACAAAAATCTTCAACGCAGAGCCGCAGAGAGCAAATAAAGAGCGCAGAGAAATCTATTCCTTAAAATGTTTTTCTCTCCGTCTCACTTTCTCCGCGTCTCTCCGTTGAAAATTTCATTCAGGAGTTTTTATGGAAATCAAAGTCCCCGAAGTCGGTGAATCGATCTATGAAGCGCAGGTTTCCACCTGGCATAAAAAAGACGGAGAGCGGGTGGAGAAAGGCGATCTGCTGTGTGAGCTTGAGACCGACAAGATTTCCCTTGAACTCAACGCCGATGCCTCGGGCACGCTGCAGATTGCCGTGGGCGAGGGGGAGACGGTGAAGGTGGGAGCCGTGATCGGCACCATCGCTGACGAGGAAGAGGGTGAAGGCGAGGATGAAAAAGGCGCCGCCCCTGCGAAAGATGAAAAAGAGGCTGCGCAGAAAGAGGACAAGAACGCTGCCGCAGAAGAGGCGGAGGAAAAGGGCTCCGCTCAGCAGAAAAAGAAGGCTGCCAAAAACAAGGAAAAGCCGGAGTCCGAATCGGCCGGAAAAGCGGTGCCGGCGGCCGAAAGCCCTTCGAAGGAGCCTGAGAAGAAGGAAAGAGTGCCGGAAAAAAAACAAAAGGAGTCGGCTGAAGATCAGGAGAAGAAACCCGCTCCTCGTGGAAGCGCCGAGCAGGATGGACGCGTCACCCGCACGCCTATGTCACCCATTCGCAAGCGCATCGCCGAGCGGTTGCTTGCGGCCCGGCAGCAGACCGCCATGCTGACAACTTTCAACGAAGCGGATATGAGCCGGGTGATGGCCCTGCGCAAAAAACACCAGGAGAGTTTTCAACAGCGTCACGGCGTCAAGCTGGGGCTGATGTCCTTTTTCGTGAAAGCCTGCGTAGAGGCGCTGAAATCCTTTCCCGAAGTCAACGCCAGCATCGACGGAGACGATATACTCACGTATCACGACTACCATATCGGGATTGCCATCGGCGCCGAAAAGGGACTGGTGGTGCCGGTGCTGCGCAGTGCGGATGAGATGCATTTCGCCGAGATCGAGCAGGCCATCGCTGACTTTGCCGAGAAGGTTGAAAACAACAAGATTACCCTGGCCGATCTGGAAGGGGGGACTTTTACCATCACCAACGGCGGCGTGTACGGCTCGGTGCTTTCCACCCCGATTATCAACCCGCCGCAGAGCGCGGTGCTGGGGATGCACGCCATCCAGGACCGCCCGGTCGTGCGCGACGGAGAGATTGTCATCCGCCCCATCATGAACCTGGCTCTCTCCTACGACCACCGCCTCATTGATGGACGCCAGGCGGTGAGCTTCCTCAAACGCATCAAGGACCTGGTGGAAGAACCGGAAGAGATGCTGCTGGAGTTGTAAGATGAATACACTGAATACGCACAGCAAGCTTATCGGATACATCCTGTGGATCTTCGGCTTCATGGGGGCCCACCGCTTCTATTACGGCCGCCCCATCAGCGCAACGATCTATTTCTTCACCCTCGGTCTGTTTTTCATCGGCTGGATCATCGACCTGTTTCTGATCCCATCCATGGATCGCTCCGCCGATCTGCGCTTCACCCCCGGGGCGAGAGACTACAACATCGCCTGGGTGCTGCTCACTTTCGTCGGCGTATTCGGCGTTCACCGCTTTTATCTGGGCAAATGGCTGACCGGGTTGATTTATCTACTCACCGGCGGTTTGTTTCTTGTCGGCATCATTTACGATTACTGGACGCTCAACGCCCAGGTCAGTGAGGTGAACAGCCGTTTGGGAGGAGTGAACGGGGTCGTCTCCTGACGTGGCAGGAAACGGCCCCGCTGCGTGTTTCTTACAGATCGCTGGTCATGATGAACAGGGGCTGGCGCTGGAAGGATTCGTATTTGGGGCGCAGCCGCTCGATATTGTAGTACTTCTCCACGTCGACCACTTTTTTCTGGCCGGTGACGGTCGTGATCGGCACTGTGTCGTAATGGCCGTTGTGGATGCTGACCAGCCGTCCCGAGGTGCCTTCGAGCACCAGGTCGAGGGCGATATTGCCGAAGGCCATGGGAACGATGGAGTCCAGTGCGTCCGGTTCGCCGCTGCGCACCAGGTAGCCGAGGCGCTGGTTGAGCACATTGATGCTGCGGCCGTTATTAAACCCGGGCGAGAGTTCCTTGAGCATCGCCGAGACTTTGTCCCCGATCCCTCCCAGCTTGCGGTGACCGTACTGGTCGACCTCCTCCCCCTCGAACGACATATCCTGCTGGTGGCGCATTTTGGCCCCTTCGGAAACCAGGACCACGGCGTATTTGCTCGGATGCTTGTTGCGATCCTCGGTGAGCAGGCGCGCTAACTGCTCAATGTCGAAGTTGTGCTCCGGGATGATGCAGCGATCCGCCGCTCCGGCCATGGTCGGCAGCAGCGCGGTAAACCCGGCGTAGCGCCCAAAGACCTCGATCACCAGGTAGCGCTCGTGTGAGCCGGCCGAGGTGCGCAGGCGGTGGGTCAGCTCGATGGTGCGGGTGACGCAGGTGGAAAAACCGATGCAGTAGTCGGTGCCCGGCACGTCGTTGTCCATCGTTTTGGGGATGGCGACCACTTTGACCCCTTCCTCGTGCAGGCGCTGCGCATAGCTCAGGGTGTCGTCACCGCCGATGGGGATCAGAAAATCGAGCCCGAGAAATTCGATGTTTTTCAGCACCTCGGGGGTGACGTCGTTAATCTTTTCCGTGTACTTGTCCCGCAGGTGCGCGGGCAGATTGTCTTTCGGCAGATGGCTCGGCCGGGTGCGCGAGGTGTGTAGAAAGGTGCCGCCGGTGCGGCCGGCGCGGTTGACCACGTCGCGGGTCAACTCCTGCACGCACGAGCTGTTGTCGGCCTGCGGCTCTGCTACCAGTTCAACCAGTCCCGCCCAGCCGCGGCGAATTCCCAGAACCCGGTAACCTTCGCGCAGCGCACGGATGGTAATGGCGCGAATCGCCGGATTGAGTCCCGGCACGTCGCCGCCGCCTGTGAGAATTCCGATGGTTCCTTTGTTTGCCATGATGACACCTCCAAGGGTTGTGAATAAAACTGACGGAGATCTTTTTCGCACACAGATGTGCCGGACTTATTCCACGCCAAGATCATCCAGGTAGCGCGCGGCCTGCATGGCGGCGGTACAGCCGGAGCCGGCGGCAGTGATGGCCTGGCGGATGTTGGGATCCTGCACGTCGCCGGCGGCAAAAACACCGGGGATGCTGGTGCGGCATCCGTCATGAGTGAGGATGTAGCCGTCCTGGTCCATGTGCAGCTGCCCCTTGAACAGGTCGGTGTTGGGGTTGTGGCCGATGGCGACAAACAGGCCGTGGCAGGAGAAATCCTCCTCCTCGCCGCTTTTCACATTTTTCAGGCGCACGCCGGTCACCCCGGTTTGAGGATCGCTGTGGATAGCCGTAACCACCGTATCCCAGCGGAAATCGATCTTCTTGTTCTCCATGGCTCTTTTCTGCAGCGGCGGTGAAGCGCGCAGCTCGTCGCGGCGATGGACGACCGTGACACGGGAAGCGAACCGTGCGAGAAAAGAAGCCTCTTCCATGGCGGTATCGCCGCCGCCCACGATCACCACTTCTTTCTCCTTGTAGAAGAATCCGTCGCAGGTGGCGCAGACCGAAACGCCGCGGCCGTAAAGGTCCCATTCGTTTTCCAGGCCCAGCATGCGCGGCGAGGCACCGGTGGCGATGATCAGGGTGCGGCACTGATGGCATTGGTCGCCGACCCATACGCGAAAGGGCGTTTTCTTCAGGTCGACCCGGGTGACCTCCTCCTCGGCGAACTGCGTCCCGAAGCGCTCCGCCTGGCGCCGCATGCGATCCATCAGCTCATTGCCGTCGATGCCCTCGGGGAAGCCGGGAAAATTATCGATGACCGTGGTGGTGGTCAGCTGGCCGCCGGGTTGACGTCCGTGCACCACCAGCGGGCAGCAGCGGCTGCGCGCGGCATAGATGGCGGCGGTCAGGCCGGCGGGGCCTGAGCCGAGGATAAGAGTCTGCAGAATTGAATCACAGCTTTGGGGCATGATGAGACTCCTTGAACTGTTGTTCGGCGTGATAACTGGAGCGCACCAGCGGACCGGATTCGACATGAACAAATCCCAGTTTGAGAGCGTCCTGGCGCAGATCTTCAAATTCTTCGGGAGGGACGTAGCGGTGCACCGGGTGATGGCTGCGGCTCGGGGCCAGGTACTGTCCCAGGGTCAGAAAAGAGACCTCCATGGCGCGCAACTGGTGCAGCACCTCAATGATTTCGACGTATGACTCACCCAGACCCAGCATTAAACCGGACTTTGTGGGGATATGAGGAGCCAGTCGCTGTGCGTCCCGCAAAAGAAGCAGGGAACGATTGAAGTCCGCGCCCTGTCTCACCTGCGGGTAAAGGCGGGGCA
Protein-coding sequences here:
- a CDS encoding NINE protein; its protein translation is MNTLNTHSKLIGYILWIFGFMGAHRFYYGRPISATIYFFTLGLFFIGWIIDLFLIPSMDRSADLRFTPGARDYNIAWVLLTFVGVFGVHRFYLGKWLTGLIYLLTGGLFLVGIIYDYWTLNAQVSEVNSRLGGVNGVVS
- a CDS encoding 6-phosphofructokinase is translated as MANKGTIGILTGGGDVPGLNPAIRAITIRALREGYRVLGIRRGWAGLVELVAEPQADNSSCVQELTRDVVNRAGRTGGTFLHTSRTRPSHLPKDNLPAHLRDKYTEKINDVTPEVLKNIEFLGLDFLIPIGGDDTLSYAQRLHEEGVKVVAIPKTMDNDVPGTDYCIGFSTCVTRTIELTHRLRTSAGSHERYLVIEVFGRYAGFTALLPTMAGAADRCIIPEHNFDIEQLARLLTEDRNKHPSKYAVVLVSEGAKMRHQQDMSFEGEEVDQYGHRKLGGIGDKVSAMLKELSPGFNNGRSINVLNQRLGYLVRSGEPDALDSIVPMAFGNIALDLVLEGTSGRLVSIHNGHYDTVPITTVTGQKKVVDVEKYYNIERLRPKYESFQRQPLFIMTSDL
- the trxB gene encoding thioredoxin-disulfide reductase; the protein is MPQSCDSILQTLILGSGPAGLTAAIYAARSRCCPLVVHGRQPGGQLTTTTVIDNFPGFPEGIDGNELMDRMRRQAERFGTQFAEEEVTRVDLKKTPFRVWVGDQCHQCRTLIIATGASPRMLGLENEWDLYGRGVSVCATCDGFFYKEKEVVIVGGGDTAMEEASFLARFASRVTVVHRRDELRASPPLQKRAMENKKIDFRWDTVVTAIHSDPQTGVTGVRLKNVKSGEEEDFSCHGLFVAIGHNPNTDLFKGQLHMDQDGYILTHDGCRTSIPGVFAAGDVQDPNIRQAITAAGSGCTAAMQAARYLDDLGVE
- the odhB gene encoding 2-oxoglutarate dehydrogenase complex dihydrolipoyllysine-residue succinyltransferase — translated: MEIKVPEVGESIYEAQVSTWHKKDGERVEKGDLLCELETDKISLELNADASGTLQIAVGEGETVKVGAVIGTIADEEEGEGEDEKGAAPAKDEKEAAQKEDKNAAAEEAEEKGSAQQKKKAAKNKEKPESESAGKAVPAAESPSKEPEKKERVPEKKQKESAEDQEKKPAPRGSAEQDGRVTRTPMSPIRKRIAERLLAARQQTAMLTTFNEADMSRVMALRKKHQESFQQRHGVKLGLMSFFVKACVEALKSFPEVNASIDGDDILTYHDYHIGIAIGAEKGLVVPVLRSADEMHFAEIEQAIADFAEKVENNKITLADLEGGTFTITNGGVYGSVLSTPIINPPQSAVLGMHAIQDRPVVRDGEIVIRPIMNLALSYDHRLIDGRQAVSFLKRIKDLVEEPEEMLLEL